AGCTGCCCCCGGGTTTTCTCCTCCGCCGGCCCGAGCTGGCCGACGCGGAGGGAATCGTCGCGCTCTTAGTCGCTGGCGACATCGCCGACCTCGGCCGGCCCGACTCGACGCTCGAGGACCTCCTGGCCGACTGGACGCATCCCCGATTCGATCGCTCGCGGGATACGTGGATCGTGGTCGCGCCGGACCGCGCGATCGTGGGCTATGCGTGGGCCTGGGACCGGGTGCCGCACGTCGACGTCCAGGCCGACGTGCACGTTCTGCCCGAGCATCGCGGGAAGGGGATCGAGCCGGTGCTCCTCGATCTCCTCGAGGGGCGGGGGCGCGAGCACGCAGCGGTCGCTCCTGCCGAGGCGGGGGTCCACTTGGCGATCTTCGCGAAGCCGGGGGGCGCTCTGGCGGCGCTTCTCGCGTCGCGGGGCTATGTCCGGGTCCGGACTTATCTCCGGATGACGATCGAGCTCAAGGCGGGGTACCCCGCCGCCGGCGCGCCGCCCGGGATCGAGATCCGGCGCTTCCGCCAAGGAATCGATGAACGCCCGGTCCACGAGCTCATCGAGGATTCATTCTCCGATCATTTTCGATTCGCGCGAGAGCCGCACGACGAGTGGGTATCGCGCCGAGTCCTTCACCCCGAGTTCGATCCCGAGCTTTGGTTCGTGGCGTGGGACGGGGAAGAGCCGGTGGGAGCGGTCCTCCCCTACGTGTTCGGTGATCTGGGATGGGTCCGGGAGCTTGGCGTGAAGAGACGCGCCCGGGGACGCGGCATCGGGAAAGCCCTTCTCCTCGAGACCTTCCGCGCGTTCGAGCTCCGCCGGCTCAATCGAGTGAGCCTGGGCGTCGACGCCGAGAACGCGACCGGCGCGACCCGGCTCTACGAGAGCGTGGGCATGCGCGAGGAGGAGCGCCACGACCTCTACCATCTGACGCTTCGAGGTGCGCGCTGATGTCACACCGCGCAACTCCTTATGGCACAAAGGATGGCCCGAGGTACTGGCGGACCTTCGCCGCTGCCCCTTAGAATTTCAGGAAATCATGAGCCCCGTGTCCGATTTCCGTTGACGGGGCTCCGGGGCAAACTTAATTTCCCGACGCAGTTTTTCATGCCCTATGCGGAGACCCCGCACCCACCGCCTTTGAGGAGTAGGATCATGACCGGGTACAGCTTCACCAGCGAGCACGAGTTCTTGGGATCGTCGAACCGCGGCCGTCACGATGTCTGGGAGGCCAGAGACCCGTACGAGGATGAGGTGGAGGATTTCGACGAAGAGGAGATTGAAGAGGACGAGGAAGAAGACGACGACTTAGACGACGATGATGACGATGATGACGATGAGGACGAGGAAGAGGAAGTCGAAGACTACGACGAAGAGGACGAAGTAGAGAACTAGGCGCCGCAGAGGCGCGACCTGCCCAGGATCCGCGCGAACGACGCGCGGGTCCTCTCCGCCCCGAGGAAATCACGTGCCCCGATCGCCCCGCGCGCGCCTCACCACGCCCGAGCCGCTCCTGTTTTTGGGGCTTCACCCATCCGAGTCACCGCTCTCCAAGGCGCGCATCGCGGTCATCCCGGCGCCGTTCGATCAGACGACCAGCTATCTCCCCGGCACCCGCTTCGGTCCCAAGGCAATCCTCGAGGCTTCGCGTCAGGTCGAGTTCTACGACGAGGAGCTGGATTTGGAGCCGTTCCGGATCGGCGTCGCGACGCTCGCGGAGATCGAGGTGGAGCCTGCCGATATCGAGGCGGGGCTTCGGAAGCTCGAAACGGTCGTGGCCGAGGTCTCGGCGAAGGGGATGATCCCGCTGACGCTCGGAGGCGAGCACTCGCTCACGCTGGCCCCGGTCGCGGCACTTCGAGAGCTCTATCCCGGGATGGCGGTCCTCCAGATGGATGCGCACCTGGACCTGCGTGACGCGTACCAGGGGACCAAATTGAGCCACGCCTCCGTCATGCGGCGCGTCCGCGATCTCGGTGTCCCGACGGTGGCCGTCGGAATCCGCAGCGTATCGCGGGAGGAGGCCGACTACGTCCACGCGGAGGGCGCGCCGGTATTCCTGGCCCGAGAGATCAGGGCACGCGGGCTCGACATCAGCGCGATCCTCGCCGCGCTCCCGAACCCGGTCTACATCACGGTCGACCTGGACGCGTTCGATCCCGCCGAGGTGCCTGCCGTCGGTACGCCCGAGCCGGGCGGCCTCACGTGGGACGAGGGCCTGCGCCTCCTCCGTGCCGTCTGCGAGCGAAGGCAGGTCGTCGGTTGCGACATCGTCGAGCTTTGCCCGATCCCGGGGCAGCCCGCGTCCGACTTCTTCGCCGCCAAGCTCGCCAACAAGCTGATCGGGTACCTAGGTCTCGGGCCCGAGAAAGAGCCGGGCGGGGAGAAGCCGGAGCCGCGCGCGGCATCCAAGCCTCGCCGCAGGTCATCCAAGCGCCGGAAGAGGGGTCGATGACCAAGGTCATCCTGGCAAAAAACCAAGAGCGGCGGCTCCGCTCCGGCCACCTCTGGGTCTTCAGCAACGAGATCGATTCCTTTGACGGCACGCCCGAGCCCGGCGGCGAGGTCGTCGTTCAAGATCAACGCGGCGGGGTCGTCGGAGTCGGGCTCTACAATCCTCACTCGCTCATCGCCGTGCGCCTCTTTGCGCGCCGCGAGCGCCCGATCGACGCGACGCTCTTCCGCGAGCGCATCACCCAGGCTCTGGAACTTCGCCGCCGCATCCTGCCGGTCGAATCGACCTACCGGCTCGTCTTCAGCGAGGGCGACTTCTTCCCCGGTCTCGTCGTCGACCGCTATGGCGATTACCTGTCGGTGCAGAGCCTGACGCTCGGGGTGGAGCAACGGATCGAGCAGATTCTCGATCTTCTGACGGAGGCCGTGAAGCCGACCGGCATCGTTTGCCGCCGCGACTCACCCTCGCGCGCCCAGGAGCAGCTCCCCCTGCTGGAGCCGCTCATCCGCGGGGAAGTGCCCGCCAAGGTCGACGCGCCGTACGAGGGCTATGTGCTCGAGTGCGACGTGATGAGCGGACAAAAGACCGGGGAGTTCCTGGACCAGCGCGACAACAGGAAGCGGATTGCCCACGAATCGGTCGGACGCAAGACCCTGGATCTCTACTGCTACACCGGCCTCTTCTCGCTCCACTGCGCTACCGCCGGCGCCGCGTCGGTCCTTGGAATCGATCGCTCGGGACCGGCGATCGAGCGCGCCCGGAACAATCACCTCCGCAACGCGCCGACGCGCTCGATCGAGTTCCGCGAGGAGGAGGTGGAGGCAGCGCTCGAGCGCCTCGAGCTCGAGGGATCGCGATTCGAAATGATCGTGCTCGATCCGCCGTCGCTCGTGAAGAGCCGGAAGACGCTCCCCGAGGGCACCGCCAAGTACGAGGCGATCAACGCGGCGGCGATGCGGCTCCTCCCCGCCGGCGGGATGCTGGCGACCGCTACCTGCTCGCACCACGTCGACGCGGCCGCGTTCCTCGACATCCTGAGGGCGGCGGCGAAACGCGCGGGCGCGACCTTCCGGATCGTCGATGTGCTCGGCCAGAGCCGCGACCACCCGGTGCTATTGTCGGTCCGGGAGTCTTCGTATCTCACGATGGTGCTCGCGGAGCGGATCCATTGACGCCGGAGCCGGGGCAGCGGCCGGATGAGAGCTTGAGCGAGAAGGACCTGTTTCTAGGCCTCATTCACTCGTTCCAGGCGGCCGCGATGCAGCAGATGGGGAAGGTCCCGAACCCCTACACGCAG
The window above is part of the Candidatus Eisenbacteria bacterium genome. Proteins encoded here:
- the speB gene encoding agmatinase; its protein translation is MPRSPRARLTTPEPLLFLGLHPSESPLSKARIAVIPAPFDQTTSYLPGTRFGPKAILEASRQVEFYDEELDLEPFRIGVATLAEIEVEPADIEAGLRKLETVVAEVSAKGMIPLTLGGEHSLTLAPVAALRELYPGMAVLQMDAHLDLRDAYQGTKLSHASVMRRVRDLGVPTVAVGIRSVSREEADYVHAEGAPVFLAREIRARGLDISAILAALPNPVYITVDLDAFDPAEVPAVGTPEPGGLTWDEGLRLLRAVCERRQVVGCDIVELCPIPGQPASDFFAAKLANKLIGYLGLGPEKEPGGEKPEPRAASKPRRRSSKRRKRGR
- a CDS encoding GNAT family N-acetyltransferase; this translates as MNELPPGFLLRRPELADAEGIVALLVAGDIADLGRPDSTLEDLLADWTHPRFDRSRDTWIVVAPDRAIVGYAWAWDRVPHVDVQADVHVLPEHRGKGIEPVLLDLLEGRGREHAAVAPAEAGVHLAIFAKPGGALAALLASRGYVRVRTYLRMTIELKAGYPAAGAPPGIEIRRFRQGIDERPVHELIEDSFSDHFRFAREPHDEWVSRRVLHPEFDPELWFVAWDGEEPVGAVLPYVFGDLGWVRELGVKRRARGRGIGKALLLETFRAFELRRLNRVSLGVDAENATGATRLYESVGMREEERHDLYHLTLRGAR
- a CDS encoding class I SAM-dependent rRNA methyltransferase, with product MTKVILAKNQERRLRSGHLWVFSNEIDSFDGTPEPGGEVVVQDQRGGVVGVGLYNPHSLIAVRLFARRERPIDATLFRERITQALELRRRILPVESTYRLVFSEGDFFPGLVVDRYGDYLSVQSLTLGVEQRIEQILDLLTEAVKPTGIVCRRDSPSRAQEQLPLLEPLIRGEVPAKVDAPYEGYVLECDVMSGQKTGEFLDQRDNRKRIAHESVGRKTLDLYCYTGLFSLHCATAGAASVLGIDRSGPAIERARNNHLRNAPTRSIEFREEEVEAALERLELEGSRFEMIVLDPPSLVKSRKTLPEGTAKYEAINAAAMRLLPAGGMLATATCSHHVDAAAFLDILRAAAKRAGATFRIVDVLGQSRDHPVLLSVRESSYLTMVLAERIH